In Bradyrhizobium paxllaeri, the genomic stretch TTGGTCGCGGCGAAATTGGAGGGCGACATCACGTCCAGCATTTGTCGGACTGAGAACTCGACGATTGCCTCGTTCTGCTTCGAGACACCGCGCATGCCCGTGGTCGCGTTGTGCCACCATCGATCGGCGAGCAGAAAGGCCTGGGCCATCAGATTGAACGGTAGTAGTTCCCACTCCGGTCGCCCGAAGCGCTTGTCCTGCGGCTGGGGTTTGATCAGCGACCATGGCCCTTGGCCAGGCGAGAGGAAATGCTGCGACGCGTCGAACAAGCGCCTGACGTTGAGCAGGGCTTGCTGCGCGATCTCGATCTGCCGCTGCGGCGCCGCGGCCAGGTGTAATAGCCAGTCCATATAGGCCAGCGACAGTGCGGCTGGCGAAATGCCGCCGCTCAGGCGTGCCAGCATGGCATGCAAAGCGCGGTCGGCTTGATATGTCTCGGTGCTATCGGCACCTGCCCTCAACGCGGAGACCTGTGGTTCGACCGTGGCTGCCGGCTGCCGGCCATCGCTCTGCTCTGCGGAACGGGGATGAAGCGGCAAGACGGCGACTTCCGCCGTCGGCAGGGTCGATTTCCGGTCCATGCTGGTTAGCCGATCAGTTCAGGGAGCGGCCATTGATCAAATTCGACGTGGCCGCGATCATCCGCTCGCCATGCTTGAACAGCCGCTCGGAGTCACGGCGGAAGAAGTCGAGCTGATGCTGGCCGCATTCCTGGCACATGGTCTGGATGTCCTTTACAGAGTGCGCGCCGGCCATTTTCGCGACGAACTCCGTGCACAGATGCATCTCGGTTCGCGTTCGTTCCAGCATCTCGTCACCGAGAAATACCAGCTCCGCTAACATCATCTTCTGCGCACCGAGCATGAACTCCAACGCGCCCTGGTTCAGCTTGGTGGCTTCGGCTTCCCCATTTGCGACGGTCGGAAAGGAACCGGAAGCTACCCGCTCAGACAGTTCTGCCATGACAATCTCCGATCTCCAGGTTTTCGCCGAAATGATATTGACCGGCTTCGGATCCAACATTGAGGTGCATCAAACTGGCGTCATTGCGACGCCAGCCGCAGCCGAAAGACATGCGACAAGGAACTCACACGGACAAAAAGTCACATCCCGTTCCCGTCCGATATCAGTGCGACATCAGCACCGGTACGGTCATGCTGTCGAACATGCTGCGCGTGACGCCGCCCAGAATTCGCTCCTGCAATCGCGAATGGCCGTACCCACCCATCACCAGGAGACCCATATTGCTTTCGGCCGCGATCGACAGAATGGCGCCCTGAACATTGCCGCGGTCCGTCGTCAGCCGTTGCACCCGGGCGGCAATGCCGCGCCGCGCCAAATGCGCGGCGAGCTGGCCTGAGGACGCTTCGCTCTCCTCCTCATTGACCGCAATCACGGTCACGGCATTCGCGCCCATCAGAAACGGCATCGCATCGCGCAACGCACGGGCCGCAAGGCGGCTGCCGTCCCAGGCAATGCCGACGTAATGGGCGTCAAGCGGTCCCTTATGGATATAGGGAACCATCAGCATCGGCCCACCGGAATTGAACAGGATCTGCTGCGGAATCTCGTTGTCGTAACTGGTTCTTGAGGGGTTGGGCTGCAGCACGATTGTCATGTCGTAAAGCCGGGCAAGCGAGCTGATGGTCCGCCCGGCGTCGGCAGGAATTGTCACGAAGCTCCTGACGCCGTAGGCGATTTTGGCGAGCTTGGCCTCGATCTCGAACATGGCGATCGCGGCGTTCGCTCGTTCCTGGGCGCGATCCTGTTCAGCCCCCATGACGGCTCCAACAGCGGCGGCGCCGCCCTCGACAATCATCCCGACGGCACTCCTCGCTTCATAGCCGATGGCTATCGCATCGAGGTGCGAGCGGCGTGCAACGGTCAGGGCAACAGCGACGTCGATCACCGGCCGCATCTGACGCTCTGAGGGAATATGAACCAGAATGTTCCTGAACATCGCCATTCTCCCACACATTCGCGGGGCGCTGACGGCCCCGTCCCGATTATGCCGGCAAAGATAAACGATGGACGGAGGGCCGAGGTTGACCCACATCAAGCTCGAATTGGCTCCTTGTATCTCAGGAAGCGAATGCGAGATCGCGCGCCGCGGCAAATGTATCACGCCGTGCTATCGCGGAATGATCTGCAGTTCCATTAGCGCCAGTCGTTGCAAGACTACCGGATCGTATTCTCCGTCGCGAGCGGCGCGTAGGATCGCCTCGGCAATAGCCTGAACGTGACTGGAGCTGACCGGTTCGGGAAGCGAAGCCACCGCGGCATCAAATGCCGCTTCCATCACCGAGATAATCTCGGGCGGGAACGACGCATTTGCAAAATCCTTCATGGGGTGGCTAAAAAAGGGAGCGGCTGCCAATGCGTCTAGGGGGCGGGACTGCTATCAGCAGCCGCTTGAGTTTGCTGTGTCATCCCTTGGACACATATTGCATAATTTTCCCGAAAACGAATCGTTCCAAAAATTCACGGAAATCAGACGGACACGGTGTCATTTCGCCTGACAGCTTCGCCATCCGCGGCTTTCATATCTATTTTCAGAGCGACGGATTCTGGTGGAGGTAGCGATCGTCGAACTGCGCCAATTCCCCGAGCTTTGCTTCGTCGAGTACCGTCACCCGGCCCCGGCTGATGTCGACGATCCGCTCCTCGCGCAGTTGCCGGATCACACGGTTGGCATGCACAGGCGTGATGCCCAGCGCCTCGCCGATTTGTTCCTGCGTCAGCGGCATTTCGAAATTGTCGGCCGTTGGCCGGCCGGTAACTTCAAGCCGCCTGCGAAGTTCGAGAACGATGTGGGCGAGCCGCCCCGTCGCCGGTCGCTGCCCGACATTGACGATCCATTCCCGGAACATCGCTGCATCGATCAGCGTGTCGCGCCAGAGTACTTCCGCCAGGTTCGGCTTCGCCCGTGTCAGCGCCCGCAGCGACGCGTGGCTGATGAAACCCAGCGTGCACGCGGTCAAGCTAATGAGATCGTGGTCCATACGGTGCAGGTGCAGGCTCTGCAGGTCGGGAATTTCCCCCGGGATATGGATGGAGAGAATTTGCCGCTGGCCGCTGGCTATGACCTTGGACCGAATGCAGAAGCCTTCGATAACCAGACAACTATCCGTCGGGCGCTCACCGTCCGATACGATCGCTCTACCCGCTTCCCAGTGGCGAATGGCAATCGGTAGCTCGCGTAATGCGGCGATATCTGCCTCCTCCAATCCTGAGACGGTATTGAGCCGCCGCAGCATCGCCGCAAAGACCAGCTCCCGATCCAAAACCCGTGTCTCCTCCGTTTGGACGACTGTCCTTCAGTGAACGCAACGGACCGGCCGGTGCGGGGTTCCCAACAAACGTTAAGGACGCCGCCACCCTGACGTGGAAGGGTTTCAGAACCCGCACGGAGGTCCGTCATGAAGAAGAAACGCAATCGCAGCCGCCCGGCCCTCACGCTTCAGGAGCGGCTGGGCCAGATTGCCCTTCGCGCGCGGGAAGAGGCCGCCGGCCTGCCGCCGGGCCGGGAACGCGACCGTCTCATCGAAATTGCGATGGCAAACGAGGCTGCGGCCAGCATCGACCGCTGGCTTTCCTCCCCGGGCTTGCAGGGGCCCCAAATAATCCAGCTTCGGAATGCCTGGTTTCTCCGCGGCTCGCGGCGCAACCAGATTGAACGAACTCACGCTTGCGTTCTTACTTGGGCTTTTCGGCGCAGACGTGAATGACGTAGAGCGGATTGGAGGACTCGTCGGTTACCTCCATCCGCCAGTCCTTGCCCGGGCGCAATTTTCCGTCGAGATCCTGGATGATCTGTCCCGCGGTTACCGTTGCTTCCCGCCATGCCGCTCGCACGTCGGGTAATTCTTCACCTTCCTCATCAAGTTCGACCCTGTCGTAATACACGTTGAAAAAGTAACGTGGCATGAGGGCATTCCCTTACGGCGCATGCTTCTCGACCCATACGCAACCAAACTCTTTGGCAGTTGCCTACCTGTCGGCCGGCTCCTTCACAACCATCGTCAGTTCCCTCAATGCGTGTTCGATTCCTGCCATTTGTCCGGGTCGGACTTGGTCGTGCCGGACTTCTGTTCCTTTTCAGGATTGCCCTTCCACGGCTTGTCGGTTTGCCTGTGCGTTCCCCAGTCGGTCTGCTGACGCGGGTCGTCTTTGGGAGTTTCCTTGCTCATGCCGCTACCTCCTTGGAAGGATTAGGCGTCAACCCTGCCAAAGGTTCCTGTTGCCTGCAGCGTGCCGCGACGGGGCCAGCCGCAGGATCGCGAGGCGAGGCTCGTGCGAATTCTCGTCAATCCGAAGGAAGTGTCGTTCTCACAATGGCTTAGATTGAATTCTGGAGAATGGAACCGGCGAAAGGCATGGCGATCTCGCGATGAGACGCGAGCGCAGCGTCGAGCAGCTTTTCCTTGCGACGGCGGTAGCCCGGCGGATGCTTGTTTGCTTTGTCCTTCTTTGCTTGCGGCGCATCGTCGGCAAGGCTCGCAAATCGCTTGAGGTCGCGGAGGTCGCCCAATGCGCGCTGCAGCCGTTTTGCCGGCCGATGCAGATGGCGCACTTCGCGGCGACCCCACAGACTGACGGTTTCCGTCAGTGCTTCAAGCATGTAGCGGAACCGTTTGAACTTGATCCGTAGCCGGTGACGGCGCGAGGTGCCCAGGGTCTTCAGCCGGCGTCCCTTGCGGACCAATCGCCCGTACCAGCGGATGAGTTCACGGGCACAATAGATTTGCAGCGCCTCCGCGTCCTTGCGCCGCTGCCAGCGCGCCAGCCATGGCCCTCGCCTGATCCAGCCTGCCATTGCCGAGATCAGACGTTGCGTCCGAACCGAGCGCAGAGCGCGAACCAGTTGGCGGTGGTCCCGCATCTGGCGCTGATCGAGTTGCTTCCCGATCATGCGCTGTGCCCATGCGCGGTATCGCTTGCGGCGCGCATATTCCTGCAGGACATCACTGTCGCGTGCGGCACCGAGCGAGCCATTCAGCCACGCGATCTCCTTCTTCAGACGCAGCCATTCCGCATCGACCACGATCGGTGCGAAGAACGCCACCGCGGAGCGCAACCGCGTGATAGCGATGCGGATCTGATGCACGGCCTCGGCATCGCCGGCGCATGCGCTGCTGTGATGGGCCTTGATGGCCGCGACGCAGTCGAGCGCCATCGCCTGGAATGCGGTTGCACAATCGAGGCTTGCCGCCGCGGGGACCTTGCGCCGGCTGGTCGTTCTGGTCGGCGCCGCCATTGTCAGCTCACCCCCCGCGCTGGCGCGAATAGCGGCACACAGGCATTGCGCAGCGACTGCTCCGGTGTGCCCGAGGCATCGATCATATGCCAATTTATCGCGCCGACCGCCTCCTGTTTCAGGGCGATATGCCGCGTTGCATCGGATGCATCATCCCTGCGTTGCTCGATCCGCGCCAATCTGGTCGCCAGGTCAGCCGTCAGGAATAGGCCGACGAATCGCGCGCCGCGCCCGGCCGCGAGGTCGGCGATTTCGGTCCGCTCCCATTCCTGCAGATACATGGCATCGAGGACGACCGAACAGCCCTGGGCAAGGACGCGCTGCGCGGTGTCCGCAAGCGCGTCGTAGACGCGTTTCGTAATGTCCGCCCGATAGGCGGACTCCGGCAGAGCGGTGGTTTCGCTGGTACCGAACAGGCGCTTGCGAACCACATCCGATCGAACGATGACCGCGCCGGGCGGAGGCTCGATCAGGCCCGCGAGCCCGCGCGCGAGCACCGACTTGCCTGTCCCCGACAGCCCGCCGATCGCCACCAGCAGCGGCGGCTTGGGCATGATGAGGCGTCCGGCCAGATCGAAATAGCGCTTGGCCTCCCGCCACACCGCGTCGCTCTCGTCGGCATGTTCGCTCTTCACGAACAGCACATGCGCGCGAATCGCCGCCCGCACCGACAGGAACAGCGGCAGCAGGCGGAGGCCAGAGATCTGTTCCTCCCTTGCCTCCGCAAGGTAGCGATTGAAGACTGTGCCTGCCGCCGCGCGTTGATCGAAATGGATCAGATCCATCAGCGTAAAAGCGAGATCGTAAAGCACATCCGTTGTGGCGATGACCGGATCGAATTCGATGGCATCGAACAACAGCGGCCGGCCGTCCACCAGGGCAATATTGGCAAGATGCAGATCGCCATGGCAACGGCGCACGCACCCCTGCTCGGCACGCTGCCTGAGCAACGGCTGCAACGTTGTTGCAGTATCGCTGCTCGCAGCATCGAGTTGGTCGACGGCAACGGCATCAAGCCCGCGCACGGTGCGAAACCTTGCGGTATTGCGCTCGATGATCGGTCGAATGGAGGCCAGCCAGCTTTCTCCGTCTGCGCGCGGCACGTTGTCGTGGGATCGCAGAATGGCGTCGGCCGTGGCGGTCGCAAGCGATGCATCGATCGTCTTCGATTTCGCGACACAATCGAGCGACTGCGTCTCGTCGAACCGTGTCATTTCGACCGCCCATTCGACCGGAGTGCCCGAGCCGCCGATTTCGAAGGCGCCGTCGGAATTGCGCGTGATGGCGACGATGCGCCGGTAGAGCTTGGGGGCGTTGCCGGCATTGACTTTCAGTTCTTCCTCGCAGGCGCGCTTGCGCTTCTCCAATGACGAGTAATCGAGGAATGGCAAGCGCACGGCACGCTTGATCTTCAAGGCCCGATCTGCGCCGAGAAAAACCATCGAGGCATGGGTGTCGATCCGCCTGCCGCCCTTGGCCGGACCAAAGCTGGAGCCGTCGAGGAACTTCAGCACCTCCCGCTGCGGGTCGGCCTCGACTCCAGCCGTACTGGCGGGCGGCTGGGCGATCATGGCTGCAGCACGGCCGCGCCGGTGATCTGCCCGGCCCGCAGCTTCGAGAGGACTTCGTTTGCCTGGCGCAACGGAAATACGCTGGTGTGCGTCTTGATGCCTGCTTGCGCGGCGACCTCGAAGAATTCGATGCCGTCATTGCGCGTAAGGTTGGCGACTGAAACCAACTGCCGTTCCTCCCAGAGCAGGTTGTAAGGGAATGAGGGAATGTCCGACATGTGAATGCCGGCGCAGACCACCCGCCCTCCTTTGCGTACGGCGCGCAGTGCCAATGGCACGAGGGAACCGACCGGTGCGTAGATGATGGCCGCGTCGAGCGGCACCGGAGGCAGGTCCTCCGACCCGCCCGCCCACTCTGCGCCGAGCGATTTTGCAAGCCCCTGCGTATCCGTGTCGCCCGCACGGGTGAACGCATAGACCGAACGGCCCTGCCACCGCGCCACTTGCGCAACGATATGCCCGGCCGCGCCGAAGCCGAAAATGCCGAGATGCATCCCCTCGCCCGCCATCACCAGCGAGCGCCAACCGATCAGGCCTGCGCAAAGCAGAGGCGCCATGGCGACATCATCGCCGGCCTCGCCGAGCGGAAAGCAATAGCTGCTATCCGTGACGAGATGCGTGGCAAAGCCGCCGTCGCGCGTGTAACCGGTGAAGCGCGGCCGGTCGCACAGATTTTCGCGGCCGCTTCGGCAATAGCAACATTCGCCGCAGGTATGCCCCAGCCAGGGGACGCCGACCCTCTCACCGATCATGCGAGAAGTCATGCCAGGGCCAAGGGCCTCCACGCGGCCAACCACCTCGTGACCGGGAACGATCGGGTAGGCGATGTCAGGCAATTCCCCGTCGACGACGTGCAGATCGGTCCGGCACACGCCGCAGGCGCCGACCTTGACGCGCACTTCGCCGGGCCCGGGCATCGGTTCCTTTCGCAGCTCAAACTGCAGCGGCGCGCCGGGCGCATTCAGGACCATGGCGTGCATGTCGTCGCTTATCCTCACGCAAGCGTGTGCAGCCTAACCGGTGCGAACGGGAGTACGTTTGATCCTGGTCAATCGAGCCCGAGTGCACATTCTCTAACATGGCGGCGTCAACGGAGCTGCGCCAGCCGCGGCGTTCTGCCATTTCCTGATGGCATGGAACAGGAGATCGTCACATGCGTGCCCACCAGATCATGACCCGCTCCGTTGTCACGATCGCACCTGATGCCACTATCATTGAAGCTGCCAATACCATGCTGCGGCATCATGTCAGCGGGCTCCCGGTAGTCGATGCCGCCGGAGCCCTCGTCGGCATCGTTTCCCAGGGCGATTTCATTCGCCGCAGCGAGATTGGCACGCAGCGCAAGCGCGGCCGCTGGCTCAAGGTCCTGTTAGGCGACTCCGCCGTCGATTACGTTCAAGAACACGGCCGCAGGGTCTCGGACGTCATGACCAGCGACCCGGTCACCGTTACACAAGACGCGACACTGGAAGAGGTCGTCAATGCGATGGAAGCCAACAGCGTCAAGCGCCTGCCGGTGATGGACGGCGACAGGCTCGTCGGCATTCTGTCGCGTACCAATCTGATGCAAGCGGTCGCAAGCCTTGCTCATGAAATTCCCGATCCGACCGCCGACGACGACCACATTCGCAGCCGCGTCTTCGCCGCGATCGACAAGAACGATTGGAGCCCGTTCGGGCTCAACGTTATCGTGCGCGACGGCATCGTCCATCTGAGTGGCGTGATCACCGACGAACGTTCGCGACAAGCAGCCATTGTAGCCGCGCAGAACATCCCAGGCGTGAACAAAGTTCATGACCACCTTTGTTGGGTCGATACCATGTCCGGGATGATCCTGAAGTCGCCGGAGGACATTGAGATGGCAAAGGCGGACTAGACCCGCATCCCGCGGAAGCAACCTATCTGCGCGCGCTCTCGGTCAGGACACGCATGATGTCCCCGCGCGAGATGATCCCGACCAGCCGCTGCTCGGCGTCCAGTACGGGCAGACTCTTCATCCGGTGGTCCACCATCAGCTGCAGGACGCGGGTCAGTTTCGTTGCCGGATCGACATAGATGAATTCCGGCGTCATCACATCCACCACCATCCGCGACAACAGGTCGTCATAGGCCGGCACCATGCGGCCGGGGTTGAAGGCGAAACATTTCAGGAAATCGAAATTGCTCACGATGCCGACAACGTCGTCGCCCTCGCGCACCGGATAGCAGTTGAAATCATCGGCCTCGAACATCCCATGCAATTCGCGCATGGTGTTGTCGCGCGAAACCGTCTTCACTTCGCGCGTCATGTATTGTCCGACGGTTGCTTCGAGAAATTTATGCATGGTGGGTCCTCGCCATTGCAAATTCTCAACGGGACAGGAACGCGCAGCGGCGCGATTCAGTTGCAAGGTGGTGTGTCACGCCGCTCAGCACCCATTCGCGCAATCGCGAGTGACCGTAGGCGCCGGCGATCACGGCGCCCGCTCCGACATTTCCGGCAATCTTCTCGAGCTGCTCGGTCACGTTACCGGCCTTTTCGGGAACGAGGGTGTTCGCCGCAATGCCGTGGCCGCGCAGCCATGCCGCCACGTCGGCAACATGCGAGAGCGCATCCGCGCGACGGTCATCCTGCTCCGGAACCTCCGCAATGGTGACTTCCGTTGCAGCAGCCAGAATCGGCAGAGCATCGAACACGGCCCGGCGTGCTTCCCGCACGTCCTTCCAGGCGATCAGAACGCTTCTCAGATCGAGCCATTCGGCTCTGGATGGCACCACAATGAGCGGCCGGCCCGCCTGCATCACCAGATCGCTTGGATCGGGAGCCACATTGGGGTCCACCAGGGTTTCGGAGCGCGCGCCGACCACGAGGATATCGGCGGCTCTTGCCTGCTGCAGCACGTAGGGCACCGGTAACGTGCGGCTGGCGCGCCACTCCACCGCCGTTGCACGCTTTTCGACCGAAGCACGAAACTCCGATTCAAGTTCCGATAACTGTCGCTCGATAGCAACGGTCTCCTCTTCCAGGAGCTTTTGCGCAAAGGCGCCACTCGCGAAGTACATCGGCGGCCTGAGATCCGAGGCAGCAACGCCAATGATTCGCGCTCCGAATCGTTCGGCGATATCTCCGGCAACCCTGAGGCAGGCATCGTTGGGTCGGTCCAGCGCCAGTCCGACCATGATGGTTTTGTAGTCCATTACCTGCTCCACGCCTTGGGACGAAATGCCGTGCGGGCGCTGCCCGCACGGCGACATCCTAGAGGGCGGCACCGATTTGAAGCTGACCTAGATCAAGAATCGCGTTGGCCTCTTTGAAGCATCAGCCATCGCAGCCAGCGCGTCGGTGGAAATTCGAAAATTACACATATTATCAAATAGATGCTGAGCCTTTATGATGTTGCTTTACCGCTGTTTCCCATGCCCGATCCAATGCGGTATCTGATGAGCCAGAGCAGTCCGGAAGGCGAAGCATGTTCAACGCCGATCGACCCTTTCAAGATCAAGACCCACTCGAGCAGAACGTGCGCAGCGGTGCCGAGGGGGCATGCGTCGGCGCGTGGGATCTCGAGCTATCGACCCTCAAGTTGAGCTGGTCCAGCGCCGCGCGGAAGCTCTTCGGCGTCGAGTTGGATGCCCCTGTCGATTATGACCTCTTCCTGTCCCTGCTCGATGCGCAGGATCGCGACCGAACGGCCGAGGCTGTACAACAGTCGATCGCTACCGGATGCAGTTTCGATGTTCAGTACAGGGTGCGCCGGCACTCGGATGAAGGTCACTGGGTGCGTGCGCTGGGCACGACCGTCAATGGTCCCGACGGCGCTCCCGCCCGGCTCAGCGGCGTGATGATCGACATCAACCGCGAGAAACGTCTTGAGGACGCGGTCCGGACGCGCGAGCGGCACTTTCGCTCGATTCTGGACACGATTCCGGACGCGATGATCGTGATCGACCAGCATGGAATCATGCAGTTCTTCTCCAGCGCCGCCGAGCGTCAGTTCGGTTACAGCGAACCCGAGGCGATCGGGAGGAACATCAGCGCGCTGATGCCAGAGCCGGACCGCAGCCGTCACGACGGCTATATCGCGCGTTACCTGAAGACCGGCGAACGGCGCATCATCGGCATCGGGCGTATCGTCACCGGCATGCGCAAGGACGGCACCACATTTCCGATGCATCTGACCATCGGCGAGATGCATTCCGCGGAAAGGCCCTTCTTTACCGGCTTTGTCCGCGACCTCACCGAGCAGCAACAGACCCAGGCGCGGCTGCAGGAGCTGCAGTCCGAACTGGTCCACGTCTCCCGCCTGAGCGCAATGGGCGAGATGGCTTCTGCCCTCGCCCACGAGCTCAACCAGCCGCTGTCGGCGATCAGCAATTATATGAAGGGATCGCGCCGCCTGCTGGCCGGCAGCAGCGACGCCAACGCGCCGAAAATCGAAGTCGCGCTCGATCGCGCCGCGGAGCAGGCGATCCGTGCCGGCGACATCATCAGGCGGTTGCGCAATTTCGTCGCCCGCGAAGCGTCCGAGAAGCGCGTCGAAAGCCTTTCAAAGATGATCGAAGAAGCCGGCGCGCTCGGGCTCACCGGCGCCCGCGAACAGGGCGTATTCCTGCGCTTCAACCTGGATCCGACCTGCGATCTCGTGCTTGCCGACAGGGTCCAGATCCAGCAGGTGCTGGTCAATCTATTCCGTAATGCGCTGGAAGCGATGGCGGCCTCGACGCACCGGGAGCTGATTGCCTCAAATATCAGGGCTGCAGACGACATGATCGAAATTGCCGTTTCCGACACCGGCTCCGGCTTCGCCGGCGATGCGCTTACACACCTGTTCCAGCCATTTTTCACAACGAAAGAGGCCGGCATGGGCGTCGGCCTTTCCATCAGCCGCACCATCATCGAAACCCATGGCGGGCGGATGTGGGCCGAAACCAACAGCTCCGGTGGCGCGACCTTCCGCTTCACGCTGCCCGCCGCGCATGCCAAGGATATGACCGATGCCAGCGAACGCTAAGGTTTATGTCATCGACGACGATCCGGCGATGCGCGACTCGCTGGATTTCCTGCTGGGTTCGGCCGGCTTCAGCGTCCGTCTTTTCGATTCCGCGCAGGCTTTCCTGAACGAGGTTGCGAACCTCGAGCCCGGCTGTGTAGTCACCGACGTACGCATGCCCGGCATCGACGGCATGGAACTGCTGCGCCAACTGAACGCGCGGCCGCGAAAACTCCCGGTGATCGTCATGACCGGCCATGGCGACGTGCCGCTGGCCGTCGAAGCGATGAAGCTCGGGGCGCTCGATTTCCTGGAAAAGCCGTTCGAGGACGACCGGCTGATCGGCATGATCGAGGCCGCCCTTGCGGAACGCGAGAGCAACTTGAAAGGCGAAGCGTTGTCGGCCGACATGGCAGCGCGCGTCGCCAGCCTCACCCAGCGCGAACGCCAGGTGATGCAGGGGCTGGTGACGGGCCAATCGAACAAGGCCATCGCCCGGGAATACGACATCAGCCCGCGCACGGTGGAGGTCTACCGGGCAAACGTGATGACCAAGATGCAGGCCGGCAATCTTTCCGAACTGGTGCGGTTTGCGATCCGGGCAGGCTTCGTCGAAGATTGAGGCAGGTCAATTCGGCGGCTGGAAAAGCCTCTACTCTGTCGGCATGATCGACACCCGCCACAGTGCCACAGATAAAGCCAGCGTGGGCCTTCCGCCCCGGAAGGCGATGGTCTACGTCGTCGATGACGATTACGATGTCCGGACGTCGCTGCGATTTCTGCTGGAGACCGAGGGTTTCGACGTCCGGACCTTCCGCAGCGGAACCGCGCTGCTCGGATCCTCCACCCGCAATCGAGCGGATTGTCTCGTGATTGACTACAAGATGGCGGAGCTCGACGGCCTGGAACTGGCCTATCGGCTGCGAAGGCTCGACGTTTCAACCCCGATCATTCTGATCACGGGCTATCCCGACCAAGGCATCTCGGCCAAGGCCAGTTTGGTCGGCGTGCGCCACGTGCTCTTGAAACCCAACCTGGACGGCAACCTGGTCGATTGCGTTCGAAACGCCATCAATGCGCCGAACGCGGCGAACCAGTCCTGAAGCCGGTCGGCTCCCCTCCGTAAAACCCCGTAGGGGATCTCCCTTAGGATATCGCCCCAAATATCGGGCAGCTAAAATCCCAATTACACCAAAGCCATCCCGCATCGAGGAGATGGCAAATGCTCACCCAGACGATCACCGCCGCGGCAGTCCCGGCAGCCAAGGTTTTCCCCGCCCCGCGCGCCCAGAGTGTTCCAGCCGTTGATCAGTTCAGCGTGATCGCGACCTGCGCGGGTGTGATCGCCACCGAATTCTCCTACCGCAAGGACGAGGAAATCTACGGCGAGGGCGAGCCTTGCGAATACGTCTATCAGGTGGTCCGCGGCGCGGTGCGCACCTACAAGCTCCTCAACGACGGACGGCGGCAGATCGGCGCATTCCACCTGCCCGGCGACGTGTTCGGCCTCGATGCCGGTACGGCCCATCGCCTGACGGCTGAAGCGATTGGCGAGACCACGGTCCGCCTGGTGAAGCGGCGCAGCCTCGAAGCCGTCGCCGGATCGAATGTCCAGGTAGCCCATAACCTCTGGATCATGACCGCAAGCGACCT encodes the following:
- a CDS encoding Crp/Fnr family transcriptional regulator, which produces MDRELVFAAMLRRLNTVSGLEEADIAALRELPIAIRHWEAGRAIVSDGERPTDSCLVIEGFCIRSKVIASGQRQILSIHIPGEIPDLQSLHLHRMDHDLISLTACTLGFISHASLRALTRAKPNLAEVLWRDTLIDAAMFREWIVNVGQRPATGRLAHIVLELRRRLEVTGRPTADNFEMPLTQEQIGEALGITPVHANRVIRQLREERIVDISRGRVTVLDEAKLGELAQFDDRYLHQNPSL
- a CDS encoding DUF6894 family protein, yielding MPRYFFNVYYDRVELDEEGEELPDVRAAWREATVTAGQIIQDLDGKLRPGKDWRMEVTDESSNPLYVIHVCAEKPK
- a CDS encoding CBS domain-containing protein, which gives rise to MRAHQIMTRSVVTIAPDATIIEAANTMLRHHVSGLPVVDAAGALVGIVSQGDFIRRSEIGTQRKRGRWLKVLLGDSAVDYVQEHGRRVSDVMTSDPVTVTQDATLEEVVNAMEANSVKRLPVMDGDRLVGILSRTNLMQAVASLAHEIPDPTADDDHIRSRVFAAIDKNDWSPFGLNVIVRDGIVHLSGVITDERSRQAAIVAAQNIPGVNKVHDHLCWVDTMSGMILKSPEDIEMAKAD
- a CDS encoding CBS domain-containing protein, with the translated sequence MHKFLEATVGQYMTREVKTVSRDNTMRELHGMFEADDFNCYPVREGDDVVGIVSNFDFLKCFAFNPGRMVPAYDDLLSRMVVDVMTPEFIYVDPATKLTRVLQLMVDHRMKSLPVLDAEQRLVGIISRGDIMRVLTESARR
- a CDS encoding zinc-dependent alcohol dehydrogenase family protein, with translation MHAMVLNAPGAPLQFELRKEPMPGPGEVRVKVGACGVCRTDLHVVDGELPDIAYPIVPGHEVVGRVEALGPGMTSRMIGERVGVPWLGHTCGECCYCRSGRENLCDRPRFTGYTRDGGFATHLVTDSSYCFPLGEAGDDVAMAPLLCAGLIGWRSLVMAGEGMHLGIFGFGAAGHIVAQVARWQGRSVYAFTRAGDTDTQGLAKSLGAEWAGGSEDLPPVPLDAAIIYAPVGSLVPLALRAVRKGGRVVCAGIHMSDIPSFPYNLLWEERQLVSVANLTRNDGIEFFEVAAQAGIKTHTSVFPLRQANEVLSKLRAGQITGAAVLQP
- a CDS encoding universal stress protein yields the protein MFRNILVHIPSERQMRPVIDVAVALTVARRSHLDAIAIGYEARSAVGMIVEGGAAAVGAVMGAEQDRAQERANAAIAMFEIEAKLAKIAYGVRSFVTIPADAGRTISSLARLYDMTIVLQPNPSRTSYDNEIPQQILFNSGGPMLMVPYIHKGPLDAHYVGIAWDGSRLAARALRDAMPFLMGANAVTVIAVNEEESEASSGQLAAHLARRGIAARVQRLTTDRGNVQGAILSIAAESNMGLLVMGGYGHSRLQERILGGVTRSMFDSMTVPVLMSH
- a CDS encoding CHAD domain-containing protein; amino-acid sequence: MAAPTRTTSRRKVPAAASLDCATAFQAMALDCVAAIKAHHSSACAGDAEAVHQIRIAITRLRSAVAFFAPIVVDAEWLRLKKEIAWLNGSLGAARDSDVLQEYARRKRYRAWAQRMIGKQLDQRQMRDHRQLVRALRSVRTQRLISAMAGWIRRGPWLARWQRRKDAEALQIYCARELIRWYGRLVRKGRRLKTLGTSRRHRLRIKFKRFRYMLEALTETVSLWGRREVRHLHRPAKRLQRALGDLRDLKRFASLADDAPQAKKDKANKHPPGYRRRKEKLLDAALASHREIAMPFAGSILQNSI
- a CDS encoding AAA family ATPase yields the protein MIAQPPASTAGVEADPQREVLKFLDGSSFGPAKGGRRIDTHASMVFLGADRALKIKRAVRLPFLDYSSLEKRKRACEEELKVNAGNAPKLYRRIVAITRNSDGAFEIGGSGTPVEWAVEMTRFDETQSLDCVAKSKTIDASLATATADAILRSHDNVPRADGESWLASIRPIIERNTARFRTVRGLDAVAVDQLDAASSDTATTLQPLLRQRAEQGCVRRCHGDLHLANIALVDGRPLLFDAIEFDPVIATTDVLYDLAFTLMDLIHFDQRAAAGTVFNRYLAEAREEQISGLRLLPLFLSVRAAIRAHVLFVKSEHADESDAVWREAKRYFDLAGRLIMPKPPLLVAIGGLSGTGKSVLARGLAGLIEPPPGAVIVRSDVVRKRLFGTSETTALPESAYRADITKRVYDALADTAQRVLAQGCSVVLDAMYLQEWERTEIADLAAGRGARFVGLFLTADLATRLARIEQRRDDASDATRHIALKQEAVGAINWHMIDASGTPEQSLRNACVPLFAPARGVS